A window of the Anticarsia gemmatalis isolate Benzon Research Colony breed Stoneville strain chromosome W, ilAntGemm2 primary, whole genome shotgun sequence genome harbors these coding sequences:
- the LOC142985847 gene encoding uncharacterized protein LOC142985847, with product MSTGEEKAVVLEGQGISAVSLTARIPEFWKTSPKLWFIQAEAVLSPQKMSDESKYQVVITKLSKDVIEQVTEILINPPEKQKFETLKQRLISIYQESEDRQLKKLIGEMELGEQKPSQLLRKMQDLARGKVSNETLAVLWQNHLPSAVRGVLAVADSKELDTLASIADKVAETLTPVQGIASIQNKTETSNCEDRMIAEIQKLSDKLNEMNTRTRGSWRRGNYKRFRSRSNSRNRGRGRTPDHPNWLCHYHFRYRQRASKCIPPCNWKEGGTKKAEEN from the coding sequence ATGTCAACGGGAGAAGAAAAAGCCGTCGTCCTGGAAGGTCAAGGAATATCGGCAGTGTCCTTGACTGCGCGCATTCCGGAGTTTTGGAAAACTTCGCCGAAGCTGTGGTTTATCCAAGCAGAAGCAGTCTTAAGCCCACAAAAGATGTCGGATGAATCGAAGTATCAAGTAGTGATAACAAAATtgagtaaagatgtaattgaacAGGTAACTGAGATACTAATTAACCCTCCGGAAAAACAGAAATTCGAGACGTTAAAACAGAGGCTAATTTCCATCTACCAAGAATCAGAAGATAGGCAATTGAAGAAACTGATTGGGGAAATGGAGTTGGGAGAACAAAAGCCTTCTCAACTTTTACGTAAGATGCAAGATCTGGCTAGAGGAAAAGTGTCGAACGAAACACTTGCAGTTTTGTGGCAAAATCACCTGCCGTCGGCAGTACGTGGTGTTTTGGCTGTAGCAGATTCCAAGGAGTTAGACACTTTGGCGTCGATTGCCGATAAGGTGGCAGAAACGTTGACACCCGTACAAGGTATTGCGAGCATACAGAATAAGACCGAAACATCAAATTGTGAAGATAGGATGATAGCTGAAATTCAAAAGTTAAGTGAcaaattgaatgaaatgaacACTAGAACGAGGGGCTCGTGGAGACGTGGAAACTACAAGAGATTTAGATCAAGATCAAATTCAAGGAATCGTGGACGTGGAAGGACACCAGATCATCCGAATTGGTTGTGCCATTATCATTTCCGTTACCGACAGAGAGCTAGCAAGTGCATCCCACCTTGTAACTGGAAAGAAGGAGGTACGAAAAAGGCAGAGGAAAACTAA
- the LOC142985846 gene encoding uncharacterized protein LOC142985846, with protein sequence MTIQAKLIFQKLWSADCQNIGWDESVPEAIAKEWIKIKSDLPNINNIRLPRWRRNEHNNMIELQAFCDASEQAYACVIYSRTTSPTGAYETTLLAAKTKVAPLKRKMTIPKMELCAAVLLAKLLEKITKILTDYDLRMFCWTDSQVVLAWLQGSQTKYEKYITNRTTQITNIVPATNWGYVKSSENPADCATRGLSPSKLVNFSLW encoded by the coding sequence ATGACCATCCAAGCAAaacttatatttcaaaaattatggAGTGCAGACTGTCAAAACATTGGTTGGGACGAAAGTGTACCGGAGGCCATAGCAAAGGAATGGATAAAAATTAAGTCCGATCTACCGAACATAAACAACATCCGCTTACCAAGATGGAGAAGAAACGAACATAACAATATGATCGAATTGCAAGCTTTCTGTGACGCGAGCGAACAAGCCTATGCATGCGTCATCTACAGCCGAACTACGTCACCGACCGGAGCATACGAAACTACACTACTCGCAGCAAAAACTAAAGTGGCACCGCTCAAAAGGAAAATGACAATACCAAAGATGGAATTGTGTGCCGCAGTTTTGCTGGCGAAACTATTAGAGAAGATCACTAAGATCCTCACAGATTACGATCTAAGGATGTTCTGCTGGACCGACTCTCAAGTAGTCTTAGCATGGCTTCAAGGAAGTCAAACGAAGTACGAAAAGTATATAACGAACAGAACaacacaaataacaaacatcgtACCCGCGACAAACTGGGGTTACGTAAAGAGTAGCGAAAACCCTGCCGACTGTGCAACAAGAGGACTGTCGCCGTCAAAACTAGTCAACTTTTCTCTGTGGTGA